The following are from one region of the Coccinella septempunctata chromosome 7, icCocSept1.1, whole genome shotgun sequence genome:
- the LOC123317102 gene encoding uncharacterized protein LOC123317102, with protein sequence MINLKAQLFLICTVTCVLCTDSIQQKRQISQGTNREIEPEASETAFPQAAVQAGSKYFQYIHVPSKDHVEHGHRRGEDHHFIERHEKAKPHDGEFKTKVRWGDKHGGYGEHYWDYNHAGHDGHNGEESNHNEQYAAYEEEGESVPVPAYADNSRGKREQVNEDVEFISPKARSLVLSGVTAKHGGNYMTEKDFDRRKREQKKRKIKSLNGDYLLYQPETGRVVDHKTGITYELKPVDF encoded by the exons GCCCAACTCTTTCTGATCTGCACAGTGACCTGTGTGCTCTGCACCGATTCGATACAGCAGAAGAGGCAGATATCTCAAGGAACAAACAGAGAAATAGAACCTGAAGCTTCAGAAACTGCATTTCCACAAGCCGCGGTTCAAGCGGGAAGCAAGTATTTCCA ATACATTCATGTACCCTCCAAGGATCATGTTGAGCACGGCCATAGAAGAGGAGAAGATCATCACTTTATAGAGAGACATGAAAAGGCCAAACCACATGATGGCGAGTTCAAAACTaaa GTGAGATGGGGAGATAAGCATGGAGGGTATGGCGAACATTATTGGGACTACAATCACGCAGGACATGACGGTCACAACGGTGAAGAAAGCAACCATAACGAACAATACGCAGCTTACGAAGAAGAAGGGGAATCCGTACCAGTGCCGGCTTACGCAGACAATTCTAGGGGAAAGAGGGAGCAGGTGAATGAAGACGTCGAATTCATCAGTCCGAAGGCAAGGTCCCTAGTTTTGAGTGGCGTGACCGCCAAGCACGGAGGGAATTACATGACAGAGAAGGACTTCGATAGGAGGAAGAGGGAACAAAAGAAGAGGAAGATCAAGTCCCTCAATGGGGACTATCTTCTGTACCAACCCGAAACAGGTCGAGTGGTCGATCACAAGACAGGAATTACTTACGAGCTGAAGCCTGTAGATTTTTGA